In Juglans microcarpa x Juglans regia isolate MS1-56 chromosome 8D, Jm3101_v1.0, whole genome shotgun sequence, the following are encoded in one genomic region:
- the LOC121242345 gene encoding ethylene-responsive transcription factor ERN1-like: protein MDMISLVISGTPSEPQNACQNHAPTSLRIEGIHANEEKGSMELPKRRKSNGGRYLGVRQRPSGRWVAEIKDSLQKLRLWLGTFDSAEEAALAYDSAARLLRGKNAKTNFPCHHGVVSTHEESYSSLEKNPRLFWLLQHAIMKNHARSIISREDNQIHGDKVDSSSFDALVEETIVCSSSSSESGICDIYDHHDRNKLSQLSVGSSKVYSSVFVAPSFSSARCQVGEDRKDCQLRGLSNGISHSPYK from the coding sequence ATGGACATGATCAGCCTAGTGATCTCAGGAACCCCATCTGAACCTCAAAACGCATGTCAAAATCATGCCCCAACATCTCTTAGAATAGAAGGAATCCATGCCAATGAAGAAAAGGGAAGCATGGAGCttccaaaaagaagaaaaagcaaCGGAGGAAGGTACCTAGGGGTGAGACAAAGACCTTCAGGAAGATGGGTTGCTGAAATCAAGGACTCCTTGCAGAAACTGAGGCTGTGGTTAGGAACTTTTGACAGTGCAGAAGAGGCCGCCCTGGCTTATGACAGCGCCGCCAGGCTTTTAAGAGGAAAAAATGCAAAGACAAACTTCCCATGTCATCATGGAGTTGTGAGCACACATGAAGAAAGTTACAGCTCATTGGAAAAGAATCCAAGGCTTTTCTGGCTTCTTCAGCATGCAATCATGAAGAACCATGCAAGATCGATCATTTCAAGGGAAGATAATCAGATTCATGGTGATAAAGTTGATTCAAGCTCTTTTGATGCGCTTGTTGAAGAAACCATAGTTTGTTCATCATCAAGCTCTGAATCCGGAATCTGTGATATTTATGATCATCATGATAGAAACAAACTTTCTCAGCTCTCAGTTGGTAGTTCCAAGGTTTATTCTTCAGTTTTTGTTGCTCCATCTTTCAGTTCTGCTCGATGTCAAGTAGGAGAAGATCGAAAGGATTGCCAATTAAGAGGCTTAAGCAATGGAATATCTCATTCTCCATACAAATAG